The region CAGCCGCTGACGCGCGATGCCGGGTGCGTGCGGTCAGCGGTCGTCGCGGTCGCCGCGCCGACCACGCTGACGCCAGAGCTGCCAGATCACCACGGTCAGCGATCCGAGCAGGCTGACGATCGCGAGGGCGTAGACGAGTCCCTGCTCGACCTCGGTCATGAGGGTCGCTTGCCCTCTGCGGCATCCGTCACGATCTTCGCGATCCGCGCCGCCCGCGTCTCGGGCCGGCGAGCCGAGTCGACGCTCGCGATGCCGACCTTGCGGCTCGACGGGGGGAACGCGTCCCACGCGGCACGCGCCTCCGGAACCGCCATGAGCGCGGCCGCCAGATCGTCGGGCTCGCGCATCGCCTCGGCGTTGTCGAGCACCGTCCACGAGCCGTTCGCCTTCGCGACCTCGACCGCCCGGCGGCCTGCCTCGGCCATGAGTCCCGCTGCTTCGAGCTCGATCAGTCGTGCCTTGTTCGTGGCGGCCCAGCCGCTCGACGGGCGGCGCGGCGAGAACCACAGCCCCCCGGTCTCCGCGTCGAACGTACGCACCGGTCCGTCGATCCAGCCGAAGCACAGCGCCTGGCGGATCGCGTCTTCATAGCTGACGTGTCGATCGGTGAAGCCTGGGCGACCGCGCACGAGCCAGGCGCCCGAGGCACGGCCGTGGTTCGCCTCCAGCCACGCGCGCCAGGTCGCGGCATCCGGCGCCGTCACCCGTTCGCCGTCGTCGAGTGCACCCATGTGACGAACCTAGCCGTGACCTGCGACGTCGGGTCAGAGAAGCTCGGGGTCTTCGGACTCGACCGGTTCGCGGTGCAGCAGGTCGGCGACCGAGTCGAGCACCTCGTCGGGGCGGAACGGGTACCGCTGGATCTCGCCCGGATCGCTGATGCCCGTGAGCACGAGCACGGTGTGCAGGCCCGCCTCGATGCCGGCGACGATGTCGGTGTCCATCCGGTCGCCGATCATGCCGGTGTTCTCGGAGTGCGCGCCGATGCGGTTGAGCGCCGAGCGGAACATCATCGGGTTCGGCTTTCCGACGACGTAGGGCTCCATGCCGGTGGCCTTGGTGATGAGGGCCGTGATCGCGCCGGTGGCCGGCAGCAGGCCCTCGGTCGAGGGACCCGTCGCGTCGGGGTTCGTCGCGATGAACCGGGCGCCGGCGCCGATGAAGCGGATCGCCTTGGTGATCGCCTCGAACGAGTAGTTGCGGGTCTCGCCCACGACGACGTAGTCGGGGTCCGTCTCGGTCATGATGAACCCCGCCTCATGGAGGGCGGTCGTCAGGCCCGCTTCGCCGATCACGAAGGCCGAGCCGCCGGGCATCTGCGACTGGAGGAAGTCGGCGGTCGCCAGAGCCGACGTCCAGATGCGCTCCTCGGGCACGATCAGCCCCGACGCCCGCAGTCGCGCGCTCAGGTCGCGGGGCGTGAAGATCGAGTTGTTCGTCAGCACGAGGAACGGGGTGCCCGTGTCGCGCCACTGCTCGAGGAGCGCGGAGGCCCCCGGGATCGGCGTGTTCTCGTGCACCAGCACGCCATCCATGTCGGTCAGCCAGCAGTCGATCTCGGCACGGGTGCGCATGGGTCAAGACTAGGGTCCGCGCGGGTCTAGGGTCGAAGCGTGACGTGGGACCCGAGAGAGCTTCCCGATCTCTCCGGACGCGTTTACCTGGTGACCGGATCGAACGCGGGCCTCGGGTATTTCGCCTCGGAGCAGCTCGTGCGCGCCGGCGCGCACGTGATCATGTCTGCGCGGCACCCCAACCGGCTTTCGGCGGCGCGGGCGGCGATCCGCAGACGGGTGACGGATGCTGCGCCCGACGCCACGGAACCGCTCATCCTCGACACCTCGAACCTCGGCTCGGTGCGCTCCGCAGCGGCGAGCGTGCGCGGCCGCGGCCCCCTCGACGGCGTGCTCCTCAATGCCGGTATCGTGCACCCGCCGAAGCGTCGCCAGACCACCGTCGACGGCAACGAGGTCGTGTTCGCCACGAACGCGCTCGGCCACTTCACCCTCGCGGGCGAGCTGCTCGTGCCGCTCGCGGCGGCGGGCGGGCGCATGGTGTGGCTCGGCAGCATGTCGACCTGGCTCACCCCATACGACCCGGTCGACCCGCAGCTCGTCGACGGCTACACCGGCTGGCGGGCCTACGTGCAGTCGAAGGTCGCGACCGCCGCGCTCGGCTTCGAGGCCGCTCGCAGGCTGAACGAGGCGGGCGTGCCTGTGACGAGCGTCGTCGCGCATCCCGGCTACTCGATCGGCGGGCGCACCCCCGGGATCGTCGGGGTGAACGAGCCGTCCCGGGCGAAGCGGTTCGTCGACAACCTGCAGGCGCCGATCACCCAGTCGAAGGAGCACGGCGCCTGGTCGCTTGTGCGAGCCCTCACCGACCCCGACATCGTGGGCGGCGAGTTCTGGGGTCCGAAGACCGTCGCCCGGGGCGAGCCGCGCAAGCAGGCGGCATCCCGCATCACCCGCGACACGGACGTGGCAGCCAGGGTGTGGGCGGCCTGCGAGGCGGCCACCGGCGTGCGCTGGCCGTTCGACGGCGCGGCGCACGTCGCGACGCGCTGAGCAGCCGTCAGGCGGTGAGCCAGATCGCCGTGTCGGCGCCCGGCGGGAGCACGGCCTCGACGCCCGCGACCGTGACCGCGGCGGCATCCGTCACCGCCATCTCGACGCCCACGGCGACACCCGCCGCATCGACGGCGCGCAACAGTTCGGGGTCGCGGTCGCTCACCCGCAGCACCCGCCCGACATGGCCCGCCGCGGCGTGGGCGAGCAGCACGAACGGCACACGCTCGACCGCGCCCTCGGCGTCGGGGATCGCATCGCCGTGCGGGTCGAAGCGGGGGCGTCCGAGGCGCGCGTCGATGCCCTCGAGCAGGCGGTCGCTGATCGAGTGCTCGAGCACCTCGGCCTCGTCGTGCACCTCGTCCCACGCGTAGCCGAACTCGCGCACGAGCCAGGTCTCGATGAGTCGATGGCGGCGGATTATCGCCGCGGCGCGCTGGGCGCCGGCCGCGGTGAGCGAGATCGGTCCGTACTTGCGGTGGCTCACCAGGCCCTGCGCTGCGAGCTTGCGCACCATCTCGGTGACGCTCGACGGGGCGAGACCGAGCTCGGTGGCCAGCTGCGACGGCGTGATGTGCGCGCTCTGCCACTCGGTGTGGTGGTAGATCGTCTTCAGATAGTCGTCGATCGCAGCGGAGGGCACCGACTCAGGGTACCGGCGCCGCCCGAGCGGTCCGTGCTCACGCCCCGGTGAACACCAGCCACAGCAGCGTCGCGTTCAGGGCGATGAGGAAGACGGATGCCGCCACCCCGGCCGCCGTCGTCGCGATCCGGTTGCGGTGCACGCCGAGCACGTCGGCCTTCGCGGTGAGCGCGACCAGGGGGATGAGCGCGAACGGGATGCCGAACGACAGCACGACCTGGCTGAGCACGAGGGCGACGGTCGGGTCGAAGCCGACCGCGAGGATGAGCAGGGCCGGGATCAGCGTCACGAGCCGCCGCGCGAGCAGCGGCACGCGCACGTGGAGAAGGCCGTGCATGATCTCGGCTCCGGCGTAGGCGCCCACCGACGTGCTCGCGAGGCCGCTGGCGAGGAGCCCGACCGCGAACAGTGTCGCGACGACCGGGCCGATGCCGGAGTAGAGCGCCGCGTAGGCGCCCTCGAGCGAGTCGGTGCCGGGCACGCCCGCGAGGTTGGCCGCGGCGAGGAGCAGGATGCAGAGGTTCACGGTGCCCGCGATGATCATGGCGATCGTGACGTCCCACTTGGTGGCGCGCAGCAGGCGTGCGGTCGGGATGCCGCGGAGCTCGGCGAGCGACCGGTCGGCGGTGCCGGCATCCGTCGCCTGCGCGCCCCGCACCGCTCGCGGCGCGAACCGGTCGCGGGCGAGAGCGCTGTGGGCGTAGATCGCGTGGGGCATGATCGTCGCCCCGAGGATGGATGCCGCCAGCAGCACCGATCCCGCGTCCTCGAAGCGGGGGACGAGGCCAGAGACCACCCCGGCAGCCTCGGGTGGCGCGACCAGCACCCCGAACGTGAATCCGATCGCGATGATCACGAGCAGCCCGATGACGACGAACTCGAACGTGCGCGGGCCGCGGCGCGACTGCAGCAGGAGCAGCCCGATCGACACCACGCCGGTGATCACGCCGCCCCAGATCAGCGGCACGCCGAAGAGCAGGTTCAGGGCCACGGCGCCGCCGATCACCTCGGCGATGTCGGTGGCCATGGCGACGAGCTCGGCCTGCAGCCAGTACGCGCGACGGGCCCACGGATTGCGGATGCGGGTGCCCAGGGTCTCGGGGAGACTCCGGCCCGTGACGATGCCGAGCTTTGCCGACAGGTACTGGATGAGCCAGGCCATCACGTTGCCGAGCACGACCACCCACACGAGCAGGTAGCCGTAGACGGCGCCGGCGGTCATGTTGCTGGCGACGTTGCCCGGGTCGAGGTACGCGACGCCGGCGACGAGCGCGGGTCCGATCAGCCAGGCGAGACGCGGCAGCGAGAGTCGCCCGCGGCGCACGGGCTCGGCGGTGGAGACGCGGACGTCTTCGTCAGTTTTCGGCACACCGAAATGCTACTCGAATTTCGGCACACCGAAAACCCTGGCTTTCGGTGTGCCACCCCGGTGTCGCACCGGCCCCTTCCGGGCCGTACGCAGGATGGATGCCGCGGCACGCCGAGCCGCGGCGTGCCGCGGGCGCATCCATCCTGAGTACGGCACGCGGGGACGCCCGGAGGGCGGGTTAGTCTGAGCCGGTGAACGAGCCTGTACCCGCCGAGCCCGCCGCGCTCGCGGCACCCGCCGCGCTCGCGGCACCCGCCGCGCTCGAGGCGCCCGTCGAGTCCGCGGCATCGGTCGGGGTCGGCCCGTGGCCCGGCGGTGCCGACGAATGGCCCGACGACCCGCGCTTCGACCGCGAGCTGCTCGCCCACGGCGATACCCGCAACGTCGTCGACGCCTACCGGTACTGGACGATGGAGGCGATCGTCGCCGACCTCGACACGCGTCGGCATCCGTTCCACGTGGCCATCGAGAACTGGCAGCACGACATGAACATCGGGTCGATCGTGCGCAGCGCGAACGCGTTCCTCGCCGCCGAGGTGCACATCATCGGCAAGCGCCGGTGGAACCGCCGCGGGGCGATGGTCACCGACCGCTATCAGCACGTGCGTCACCACGAGAGCGTCGCCGCCTTCGCGGAGTGGGCGGATGCCGCGTCACTGCCGATCCTCGCGATCGACAACGTCG is a window of Microbacterium terrae DNA encoding:
- a CDS encoding YdeI/OmpD-associated family protein, with amino-acid sequence MGALDDGERVTAPDAATWRAWLEANHGRASGAWLVRGRPGFTDRHVSYEDAIRQALCFGWIDGPVRTFDAETGGLWFSPRRPSSGWAATNKARLIELEAAGLMAEAGRRAVEVAKANGSWTVLDNAEAMREPDDLAAALMAVPEARAAWDAFPPSSRKVGIASVDSARRPETRAARIAKIVTDAAEGKRPS
- a CDS encoding HAD-IIA family hydrolase produces the protein MRTRAEIDCWLTDMDGVLVHENTPIPGASALLEQWRDTGTPFLVLTNNSIFTPRDLSARLRASGLIVPEERIWTSALATADFLQSQMPGGSAFVIGEAGLTTALHEAGFIMTETDPDYVVVGETRNYSFEAITKAIRFIGAGARFIATNPDATGPSTEGLLPATGAITALITKATGMEPYVVGKPNPMMFRSALNRIGAHSENTGMIGDRMDTDIVAGIEAGLHTVLVLTGISDPGEIQRYPFRPDEVLDSVADLLHREPVESEDPELL
- a CDS encoding SDR family NAD(P)-dependent oxidoreductase produces the protein MTWDPRELPDLSGRVYLVTGSNAGLGYFASEQLVRAGAHVIMSARHPNRLSAARAAIRRRVTDAAPDATEPLILDTSNLGSVRSAAASVRGRGPLDGVLLNAGIVHPPKRRQTTVDGNEVVFATNALGHFTLAGELLVPLAAAGGRMVWLGSMSTWLTPYDPVDPQLVDGYTGWRAYVQSKVATAALGFEAARRLNEAGVPVTSVVAHPGYSIGGRTPGIVGVNEPSRAKRFVDNLQAPITQSKEHGAWSLVRALTDPDIVGGEFWGPKTVARGEPRKQAASRITRDTDVAARVWAACEAATGVRWPFDGAAHVATR
- a CDS encoding metal-dependent transcriptional regulator; translation: MPSAAIDDYLKTIYHHTEWQSAHITPSQLATELGLAPSSVTEMVRKLAAQGLVSHRKYGPISLTAAGAQRAAAIIRRHRLIETWLVREFGYAWDEVHDEAEVLEHSISDRLLEGIDARLGRPRFDPHGDAIPDAEGAVERVPFVLLAHAAAGHVGRVLRVSDRDPELLRAVDAAGVAVGVEMAVTDAAAVTVAGVEAVLPPGADTAIWLTA
- a CDS encoding Nramp family divalent metal transporter; translated protein: MRRGRLSLPRLAWLIGPALVAGVAYLDPGNVASNMTAGAVYGYLLVWVVVLGNVMAWLIQYLSAKLGIVTGRSLPETLGTRIRNPWARRAYWLQAELVAMATDIAEVIGGAVALNLLFGVPLIWGGVITGVVSIGLLLLQSRRGPRTFEFVVIGLLVIIAIGFTFGVLVAPPEAAGVVSGLVPRFEDAGSVLLAASILGATIMPHAIYAHSALARDRFAPRAVRGAQATDAGTADRSLAELRGIPTARLLRATKWDVTIAMIIAGTVNLCILLLAAANLAGVPGTDSLEGAYAALYSGIGPVVATLFAVGLLASGLASTSVGAYAGAEIMHGLLHVRVPLLARRLVTLIPALLILAVGFDPTVALVLSQVVLSFGIPFALIPLVALTAKADVLGVHRNRIATTAAGVAASVFLIALNATLLWLVFTGA
- a CDS encoding TrmH family RNA methyltransferase; the encoded protein is MNEPVPAEPAALAAPAALAAPAALEAPVESAASVGVGPWPGGADEWPDDPRFDRELLAHGDTRNVVDAYRYWTMEAIVADLDTRRHPFHVAIENWQHDMNIGSIVRSANAFLAAEVHIIGKRRWNRRGAMVTDRYQHVRHHESVAAFAEWADAASLPILAIDNVDGSVPVDRADLPEACVLLFGQEGPGLSPEALAAASGVIEITQYGSTRSINASAAGAIVMYEWCRRWA